The proteins below are encoded in one region of Castor canadensis chromosome 6, mCasCan1.hap1v2, whole genome shotgun sequence:
- the Shld3 gene encoding shieldin complex subunit 3 produces MTTEIILHYRPYENDPIQLTKIVEKAIQDFPTRPLSRFTPWFPHDGSKLPLKPKGLPPVISGEAAKDVKQYLSVSERGVKTQSYDCTVDLLEFQPSLKKQHLIQSYTLNEQTDSGNLDEKSKKEKQHKRRSWSVSLPSNSCAEKIFPLSKKLQDSLKNLNLHSLYRARWIIEHTVCNNQTLEDIWIKLNHVIRHNELPSCNATIQRHLGQIWVFCDVMYCEYVGNLLKGKLALNGKINLFVHKYGVIFSM; encoded by the coding sequence ATGACTACCGAAATAATATTACATTATCGACCATATGAGAATGATCCCATACAACTGACAAAAATTGTAGAAAAAGCAATTCAAGACTTTCCTACTCGTCCACTATCAAGATTTACTCCTTGGTTTCCTCATGATGGGTCGAAACTTCCACTCAAACCTAAAGGATTACCACCTGTAATTTCTGGAGAGGCAGCTAAGGATGTGAAACAGTACTTAAGCGTTTCAGAACGTGGTGTTAAAACACAGAGTTATGATTGCACAGTAGATCTTTTGGAGTTTCAACCCAGTTTGAAAAAGCAGCACTTAATCCAATCATACACACTTAATGAACAGACTGATTCGGGAAATCTGGatgaaaaatcaaaaaaggaaaaacagcacAAGAGGAGGTCTTGGAGTGTTTCACTTCCCAGCAACAGTTGTGCTGAAAAGATTTTTCCTTTGTCTAAAAAGTTGCAAGATAGTTTAAAGAACCTAAATTTGCATTCATTATATAGAGCAAGATGGATAATAGAACACACTGTTTGCAACAACCAAACTCTGGAAGACATTTGGATAAAACTCAATCATGTTATCAGACATAATGAACTTCCTTCTTGTAACGCTACAATCCAGAGACATTTAGGCCAGATATGGGTGTTCTGTGATGTAATGTACTGTGAATATGTGGGAAATCTTCTTAAAGGAAAATTAGCTCttaatggaaaaattaatttatttgtgcATAAATATGGTGTTATTTTTAGTATGTAA